A genomic window from Bicyclus anynana chromosome 11, ilBicAnyn1.1, whole genome shotgun sequence includes:
- the LOC112048187 gene encoding spaetzle-processing enzyme-like codes for MRRSCIIFNLLWINLVLAVRKDEICERCIKIEECPSFAHLNKDQQQVWLEQVPCDGLQATGGPTLFGFSPVAKGDYICCPKTNIWKKDKVTGVSDTENYNTTTVKPGEILLDKRKNTQLSHQSLRLYPGQNINDNQQSAPNYPNTYPNQQNGQNGQNGPNQIYGQNGPNQIYGQNSPNQIYGQNGPNQIYGQNGPNQIYGQNGPNQIYGPNVPNQIYGQNPSYPQYPRGGNAWNYPRQPGMMTFPGQSQTLWQNPNAYPQQQQQTNPYNNYGNVNSFRPTSDDQCAAQTTLLPDPQTQCCGRDMSQTERITDLQNLLNIYAPSFRRTGPPQSTPRQQTYPTLPTKEKLSDDNNTVIDIGLDDRIAGGKETELDQFPWTVLLKMTFNFGTNISIVNCGGSLISRRYVLTAGHCVYEPGAVLIGVNVTLAEYDKTTFPRDCKYEIGRKPKCIDNVLMFAEDVIIHPQYDDDQLMNDIALIRLQGYAPYTRYIRPICLTPLDIDTDDLTNLPLAVAGWGRNGKYVSNLKQSTVVNLVPHEKCRQAYQYLSSSHLCAAGRTGEDTCKGDSGGPLMMLFRGSYYLIGVVSGKRADFPCGSTIPSLYTNVYHYVSWIASNIKN; via the exons ATGAGAAGATCTTGCATAATTTTTAATCTGCTTTGGATTAACTTAGTACTTGCGGTTAGAAAAG ATGAGATTTGTGAGCGATGTATTAAAATCGAAGAGTGCCCATCATTTGCACATTTGAATAAAGATCAACAGCAGGTGTGGTTGGAACAAGTCCCTTGCGATGGGCTGCAGGCGACTGGGGGACCGACGCTTTTTGGATTTTCACCCGTTGCCAAAGGGGACTAT ATATGTTGCCCAAAGACAAATATTTGGAAGAAAGATAAAGTTACAGGAGTCTCAGATACAGAGAACTACAATACGACCACTGTTAAGCCAGGCGAGATATTATTGGATAAACGGAAAAACACACAACTTTCCCATCAAAGCCTGCGATTATATCCTGGCCAAAATATCAACGATAACCAACAAAGTGCACCCAATTACCCAAACACTTATCCAAATCAACAAAACGGACAAAACGGTCAAAATGGCCCAAATCAAATTTATGGGCAAAATGGACCTAATCAAATTTATGGGCAAAATAGCCCAAATCAAATTTATGGGCAAAATGGCCCAAATCAAATTTATGGGCAAAATGGACCTAATCAAATTTATGGGCAAAATGGCCCAAATCAAATTTATGGGCCAAATGTACCGAATCAAATTTATGGGCAAAATCCGAGTTATCCTCAATATCCACGCGGTGGCAATGCGTGGAACTATCCAAGGCAGCCTGGAATGATGACATTTCCTGGACAGAGTCAAACGCTATGGCAAAATCCTAACGCGTATCCACAGCAACAACAGCAAACGAATCCGTACAATAACTATGGAAATGTGAATTCGTTCCGTCCAACTTCAGACGATCAATGCGCAGCCCAGACAACCCTGTTACCAGATCCTCAAACCCAATGCTGTGGCCGAGATATGTCTCAAACTGAGAGAATTACAG aCTTACAAAATCTTCTTAATATTTATGCACCCTCTTTTCGTCGGACCGGGCCACCACAAAGCACACCACGGCAACAAACTTATCCAACTTTGCCTACAAAAGAAAAACTATCCGACGACAATAACACAGTTATTGACATTGGTTTGGATGATAGAATAGCAG GTGGAAAAGAAACTGAGCTAGATCAGTTTCCTTGGACAGTGCTATTGAAGATGACGTTCAACTTCGGCACTAACATATCAATAGTTAACTGCGGAGGATCTTTGATAAGTCGACGATACGTCCTCACCGCCGGACATTGCGTCTATGAACCAGGAGCTGTATTGATCGG AGTCAACGTAACACTCGCGGAATACGACAAAACAACATTCCCCAGAGATTGTAAATACGAAATAGGAAGAAAGCCGAAATGTATTGACAACGTGTTGATGTTTGCCGAGGATGTCATCATTCATCCGCAGTACGATGACGATCAGCTCATGAATGATATAGCACTCATAAGACTCCAGGGATATGCGCCTTATACAC GATATATAAGGCCTATATGCCTAACACCCTTGGATATAGACACGGACGACCTGACAAATCTCCCTCTAGCGGTAGCAGGATGGGGACGAAACGGGAAATACGTCAGCAACCTTAAACAGTCAACAGTTGTGAACTTAGTACCACACGAGAAATGCCGGCAAGCTTACCAATACTTGAGCAGTTCCCATCTTTGTGCAGCGGGTCGTACTGGTGAAGACACTTGCAAGGGAGACTCTGGGGGACCCCTGATGATGTTGTTTAGGGGAAGCTACTATTTGATTGGTGTGGTCAGCGGAAAGAGGGCAGACTTCCCATGTGGCTCGACGATACCTTCGCTATACACAAATGTATACCATTATGTGTCGTGGATTGCGAGTAATATCAAGAATTGA